The Brassica napus cultivar Da-Ae chromosome C7, Da-Ae, whole genome shotgun sequence genome has a segment encoding these proteins:
- the LOC106358399 gene encoding calcium-dependent protein kinase 28 isoform X2, whose product MGVCFSAIRVTGASSSRQTNNNNNKAHKKGCKKPPENKPSTTTTTTTNAKRRATGSVPCGKRTDFGYAKDFHEQYTIGKLLGHGQFGYTYVAIDKSNGDRVAVKRLDKSKMVLPIAVEDVKREVEILKALSGHENVVQFYNAFDDDDYVYIVMELCEGGELLDRILSKKDSRYSEKDAAVVVRQMLKVAGECHLHGLVHRDMKPENFLFKSTQLESPLKATDFGLSDFIKPGKRFHDIVGSAYYVAPEVLKRRSGPESDVWSIGVITYILLCGRRPFWDRTEDGIFKEVLRNKPDFRRKPWSTISDSAKDFVKKLLVKDPRARLTAAQALSHAWVREGGNATDIPVDISVLNNLRQFVRYSRLKQFALRALASTLDEAEISDLRDQFDAIDVDKNGVISLEEMRQALAKDLPWKLKDSRVAEILQAIDSNTDGLVDFTEFVAAALHVHQLEEHDSEKWQLRSRAAFEKFDIDKDGYITPEELRMHTGLRGSIDPLLDEADIDRDGKISLHEFRRLLRTASISSQRVVSPAGRHRNPR is encoded by the exons ATGGGTGTGTGCTTCTCCGCCATTAGAGTCACCGGTGCCAGCAGTAGTAGACagaccaacaacaacaacaacaaggcTCATAAAAAAGGATGTAAGAAACCTCCAGAGAATAAGCCctctaccaccaccaccaccaccaccaacgcGAAGCGGAGAGCCACCGGGTCCGTCCCTTGCGGCAAGCGTACCGATTTTGGATACGCCAAAGACTTCCACGAGCAGTATACCATCGGGAAGTTGCTGGGTCATGGTCAATTCGGGTATACCTACGTTGCCATCGACAAGTCCAATGGCGATCGTGTCGCCGTCAAGAGGCTCGATAAGAGTAAG ATGGTTCTTCCAATAGCGGTTGAGGACGTGAAGCGGGAGGTTGAGATACTTAAAGCTCTTTCAGGGCACGAGAACGTTGTACAGTTTTACAATGCCTTTGACGATGACGACTACGTCTACATTGTTATGGA GTTGTGCGAGGGAGGCGAGTTGCTGGATCGGATTTTATCCAA GAAAGATAGTCGTTACTCCGAGAAAGATGCAGCCGTTGTCGTCAGACAGATGCTCAAAGTCGCTGGAGAATGTCATCTCCACGGTCTTGTTCATAGAGATATGAAACCTGAg aattttttgtttaaatcaaCTCAACTCGAGTCGCCTCTGAAGGCTACAGATTTTGGTTTATCCGATTTTATCAAACCAG gGAAAAGGTTTCATGACATTGTTGGCAGCGCCTATTATGTTGCTCCCGAAGTACTTAAGCGCAGATCAGGCCCTGAATCTGATGTCTGGAGCATTGGTGTTATCACCTATATTTTACTCTGTGGAAGGCGCCCTTTCTGGGATAGGACTGAGGACGGTATTTTTAAGGAGGTCTTAAGGAACAAACCTGACTTCCGCCGCAAACCATGGTCAACTATAAGTGACAGCGCgaaagattttgttaaaaagTTACTTGTCAAAGACCCTCGAGCACGGCTAACTGCTGCTCAAGCCCTTT CACATGCGTGGGTTAGAGAAGGAGGGAATGCCACTGATATCCCTGTTGACATTTCTGTTCTCAACAACTTACGTCAGTTTGTGAGATACAGCCGTCTTAAGCAGTTTGCTTTACGG GCGCTTGCTAGCACACTCGACGAGGCAGAGATTTCTGACCTCAGAGATCAGTTTGATGCAATTGATGTAGATAAAAACGGTGTCATTAGTCTTGAGGAAATGAGACAG GCACTTGCCAAAGACCTTCCTTGGAAACTGAAGGATTCACGAGTTGCTGAGATCCTTCAAGCG ATCGATAGCAACACTGATGGATTAGTGGACTTCACAGAGTTTGTAGCAGCAGCTCTACATGTTCATCAGCTGGAAGAACATGATTCAGAGAAATGGCAGTTAAGATCAAGAGCAGCTTTTGAGAAATTCGACATTGACAAAGATGGGTACATAACGCCCGAGGAGCTTCGAATG CACACGGGATTAAGAGGCTCAATAGATCCACTTCTGGATGAAGCAGACATAGACAGAGACGGGAAGATAAGCCTGCATGAGTTCCGGAGACTTCTAAGAACAGCGAGCATAAGTTCGCAGAGAGTTGTAAGCCCTGCAGGCCGCCACAGGAATCCTCGGTAG
- the LOC106358401 gene encoding LOW QUALITY PROTEIN: thiosulfate sulfurtransferase 18 (The sequence of the model RefSeq protein was modified relative to this genomic sequence to represent the inferred CDS: inserted 1 base in 1 codon; deleted 1 base in 1 codon): protein MLCSPGYLLSSALFLKLSSFLFFSXFFVIQKMIPEVVTVDVSQAKTLLQSDHQYLDVRTEEEFRRGHCVAPKILNVPYMLNTPQGRVKNPNFLDQVSSLLSPTDYILVGCQSGARSLNATSELVAAGYKKVRNIGGGYLAWVDQSFPINKEQQQSTN, encoded by the exons ATGCTCTGCTCTCCGGGTTATTTATTGTCC TCTGCTCTCTTCCTAAAGCtttcatcttttcttttcttct atttttttgttattcaaaagaTGATACCAGAAGTTGTTACTGTTGATGTGAGCCAAGCCAAGACTCTCCTCCAGTCCGACCATCAATATCTTGATGTTAG GACCGAGGAAGAGTTCAGGAGAGGCCATTGTGTGGCACCTAAGATCCTCAACGTTCCCTACATGCTCAACACACCTCAAG GGAGAGTGAAGAATCCAAATTTTTTGGATCAAGTATCTTCTCTTCTCAGCCCAACTGATTATATCCTTGTG GGTTGTCAGAGTGGAGCCAGATCCTTAAATGCCACAAGTGAGCTTGTTGCTGCA ggttaCAAGAAAGTGAGAAACATAGGAGGTGGGTACTTGGCTTGGGTGGATCAGAGCTTTCCCATCAACAAGGAGCAGCAGCAATCTACAAACTAA
- the LOC106358402 gene encoding receptor homology region, transmembrane domain- and RING domain-containing protein 1-like isoform X2: protein MRDVIVCLLAAPFLLQLSTATVVLNSISTSFPHLPAKFDGSVPRNGICGALFVANPLDGCSPLLPPSNSSLPKLALIIRGGCSFEDKLLHAQNSGFFQAAIVYDNLDNEDLVIMKVNTQEITLAAAVFVSNVAGEILSKYARGREGECCIYPPTKGTAWTVLAISFFSLLLIITFLLLAFFAPRHWTQWRGRHSNRTVSLDPKLVRTLPTFTFADSFHGGDTCAICLEDYRFGDSLRLLPCQHAFHLNCIDSWLTKWGTSCPVCKHDIRTQTMSSEAHKRDSPRTDTSTGRFTSAQSSQSL from the exons atgagagatgTTATTGTATGTCTACTCGCAGCTCCTTTCCTCCTACAATTATCAACTGCCACCGTCGTACTCAATTCTATCTCCACCTCTTTTCCTCATCTCCCCGCCAAATTCG ACGGCTCCGTCCCCAGAAACGGAATATGCGGAGCTCTGTTCGTCGCAAATCCCCTCGACGGTTGCTCTCCTCTTCTGCCCCCATCTAACAGTTCTCTTCCTAAGTTGGCTCTTATCATCAGAGGCGGATGCTCTTTCGAGGATAAGCTTCTCCACGCCCAGAACTCGGGTTTTTTTCAAGCTGCGATTGTCTATGACAACTTAGACAACGAAGATCTCGTCATTA TGAAGGTGAACACTCAGGAGATTACACTTGCTGCTGCAGTCTTCGTTTCAAACGTTGCCGGCGAGATCTTGAGCAAGTACGCCAGAGGCCGAGAGGGTGAATGCTGCATTTATCCTCCAACCAAGGGGACTGCTTGGACTGTCCTCgccatctctttcttctctctcctaCTCATCATTACTTTCCTCTTGCTCGCCTTCTTTGCTCCAAGGCACTGGACCCAATGGCGAGGCAGGCACAGCAACCGGACCGTGTCACTAGATCCGAAGCTGGTCCGCACCCTCCCCACTTTCACCTTTGCTGATTCTTTTCACGGAGGTGATACGTGTGCCATATGCCTCGAGGATTATAGATTTGGAGACTCCCTTAGACTATTGCCCTGCCAACATG CTTTTCACTTGAACTGCATCGACTCTTGGTTGACAAAATGGGGTACATCCTGCCCGGTGTGCAAGCATGATATAAGAACGCAGACTATGTCTTCCGAG GCACATAAACGAGATAGTCCAAGAACAGATACAAGTACGGGTAGATTTACCTCTGCTCAATCCAGTCAAAGCCTTTAA
- the LOC106358402 gene encoding receptor homology region, transmembrane domain- and RING domain-containing protein 1-like isoform X1, with product MRDVIVCLLAAPFLLQLSTATVVLNSISTSFPHLPAKFDGSVPRNGICGALFVANPLDGCSPLLPPSNSSLPKLALIIRGGCSFEDKLLHAQNSGFFQAAIVYDNLDNEDLVIMKVNTQEITLAAAVFVSNVAGEILSKYARGREGECCIYPPTKGTAWTVLAISFFSLLLIITFLLLAFFAPRHWTQWRGRHSNRTVSLDPKLVRTLPTFTFADSFHGGDTCAICLEDYRFGDSLRLLPCQHAFHLNCIDSWLTKWGTSCPVCKHDIRTQTMSSEVRPMRAHKRDSPRTDTSTGRFTSAQSSQSL from the exons atgagagatgTTATTGTATGTCTACTCGCAGCTCCTTTCCTCCTACAATTATCAACTGCCACCGTCGTACTCAATTCTATCTCCACCTCTTTTCCTCATCTCCCCGCCAAATTCG ACGGCTCCGTCCCCAGAAACGGAATATGCGGAGCTCTGTTCGTCGCAAATCCCCTCGACGGTTGCTCTCCTCTTCTGCCCCCATCTAACAGTTCTCTTCCTAAGTTGGCTCTTATCATCAGAGGCGGATGCTCTTTCGAGGATAAGCTTCTCCACGCCCAGAACTCGGGTTTTTTTCAAGCTGCGATTGTCTATGACAACTTAGACAACGAAGATCTCGTCATTA TGAAGGTGAACACTCAGGAGATTACACTTGCTGCTGCAGTCTTCGTTTCAAACGTTGCCGGCGAGATCTTGAGCAAGTACGCCAGAGGCCGAGAGGGTGAATGCTGCATTTATCCTCCAACCAAGGGGACTGCTTGGACTGTCCTCgccatctctttcttctctctcctaCTCATCATTACTTTCCTCTTGCTCGCCTTCTTTGCTCCAAGGCACTGGACCCAATGGCGAGGCAGGCACAGCAACCGGACCGTGTCACTAGATCCGAAGCTGGTCCGCACCCTCCCCACTTTCACCTTTGCTGATTCTTTTCACGGAGGTGATACGTGTGCCATATGCCTCGAGGATTATAGATTTGGAGACTCCCTTAGACTATTGCCCTGCCAACATG CTTTTCACTTGAACTGCATCGACTCTTGGTTGACAAAATGGGGTACATCCTGCCCGGTGTGCAAGCATGATATAAGAACGCAGACTATGTCTTCCGAGGTGAGGCCCATGAGA GCACATAAACGAGATAGTCCAAGAACAGATACAAGTACGGGTAGATTTACCTCTGCTCAATCCAGTCAAAGCCTTTAA
- the LOC106358399 gene encoding calcium-dependent protein kinase 28 isoform X1 — protein MGVCFSAIRVTGASSSRQTNNNNNKAHKKGCKKPPENKPSTTTTTTTNAKRRATGSVPCGKRTDFGYAKDFHEQYTIGKLLGHGQFGYTYVAIDKSNGDRVAVKRLDKSKMVLPIAVEDVKREVEILKALSGHENVVQFYNAFDDDDYVYIVMELCEGGELLDRILSKKDSRYSEKDAAVVVRQMLKVAGECHLHGLVHRDMKPENFLFKSTQLESPLKATDFGLSDFIKPGKRFHDIVGSAYYVAPEVLKRRSGPESDVWSIGVITYILLCGRRPFWDRTEDGIFKEVLRNKPDFRRKPWSTISDSAKDFVKKLLVKDPRARLTAAQALSHAWVREGGNATDIPVDISVLNNLRQFVRYSRLKQFALRALASTLDEAEISDLRDQFDAIDVDKNGVISLEEMRQALAKDLPWKLKDSRVAEILQAVVTVFLIFFFLFHCNCICGGISLSENLWWTQIDSNTDGLVDFTEFVAAALHVHQLEEHDSEKWQLRSRAAFEKFDIDKDGYITPEELRMHTGLRGSIDPLLDEADIDRDGKISLHEFRRLLRTASISSQRVVSPAGRHRNPR, from the exons ATGGGTGTGTGCTTCTCCGCCATTAGAGTCACCGGTGCCAGCAGTAGTAGACagaccaacaacaacaacaacaaggcTCATAAAAAAGGATGTAAGAAACCTCCAGAGAATAAGCCctctaccaccaccaccaccaccaccaacgcGAAGCGGAGAGCCACCGGGTCCGTCCCTTGCGGCAAGCGTACCGATTTTGGATACGCCAAAGACTTCCACGAGCAGTATACCATCGGGAAGTTGCTGGGTCATGGTCAATTCGGGTATACCTACGTTGCCATCGACAAGTCCAATGGCGATCGTGTCGCCGTCAAGAGGCTCGATAAGAGTAAG ATGGTTCTTCCAATAGCGGTTGAGGACGTGAAGCGGGAGGTTGAGATACTTAAAGCTCTTTCAGGGCACGAGAACGTTGTACAGTTTTACAATGCCTTTGACGATGACGACTACGTCTACATTGTTATGGA GTTGTGCGAGGGAGGCGAGTTGCTGGATCGGATTTTATCCAA GAAAGATAGTCGTTACTCCGAGAAAGATGCAGCCGTTGTCGTCAGACAGATGCTCAAAGTCGCTGGAGAATGTCATCTCCACGGTCTTGTTCATAGAGATATGAAACCTGAg aattttttgtttaaatcaaCTCAACTCGAGTCGCCTCTGAAGGCTACAGATTTTGGTTTATCCGATTTTATCAAACCAG gGAAAAGGTTTCATGACATTGTTGGCAGCGCCTATTATGTTGCTCCCGAAGTACTTAAGCGCAGATCAGGCCCTGAATCTGATGTCTGGAGCATTGGTGTTATCACCTATATTTTACTCTGTGGAAGGCGCCCTTTCTGGGATAGGACTGAGGACGGTATTTTTAAGGAGGTCTTAAGGAACAAACCTGACTTCCGCCGCAAACCATGGTCAACTATAAGTGACAGCGCgaaagattttgttaaaaagTTACTTGTCAAAGACCCTCGAGCACGGCTAACTGCTGCTCAAGCCCTTT CACATGCGTGGGTTAGAGAAGGAGGGAATGCCACTGATATCCCTGTTGACATTTCTGTTCTCAACAACTTACGTCAGTTTGTGAGATACAGCCGTCTTAAGCAGTTTGCTTTACGG GCGCTTGCTAGCACACTCGACGAGGCAGAGATTTCTGACCTCAGAGATCAGTTTGATGCAATTGATGTAGATAAAAACGGTGTCATTAGTCTTGAGGAAATGAGACAG GCACTTGCCAAAGACCTTCCTTGGAAACTGAAGGATTCACGAGTTGCTGAGATCCTTCAAGCGGTAGTTacagtttttcttatttttttcttccttttccaTTGCAATTGCATCTGTGGGGGTATATCATTATCTGAAAATCTTTGGTGGACACAGATCGATAGCAACACTGATGGATTAGTGGACTTCACAGAGTTTGTAGCAGCAGCTCTACATGTTCATCAGCTGGAAGAACATGATTCAGAGAAATGGCAGTTAAGATCAAGAGCAGCTTTTGAGAAATTCGACATTGACAAAGATGGGTACATAACGCCCGAGGAGCTTCGAATG CACACGGGATTAAGAGGCTCAATAGATCCACTTCTGGATGAAGCAGACATAGACAGAGACGGGAAGATAAGCCTGCATGAGTTCCGGAGACTTCTAAGAACAGCGAGCATAAGTTCGCAGAGAGTTGTAAGCCCTGCAGGCCGCCACAGGAATCCTCGGTAG
- the LOC106358404 gene encoding heme oxygenase 1, chloroplastic-like (The RefSeq protein has 2 substitutions, 2 frameshifts compared to this genomic sequence) codes for MAYSAPISPSLSFFKTPQLARFSFPFSPLYSSPRIQNLSLPTMKNKTWSSSVVVAATAAEKQKKKRYPGESKGFVEEMRFVAMRLHTKEQAKEGEKETKAPEERPVAKWEPTVEGYLRFLVDSKLVYDTLEEIIGQSTFPTYAEFKNTGLERAEKLDTDLKWFKEQGYEIPEPTATGKKYSQYLKDLADKDPPSFICHFYNIYFAHSAGGRMIGRKVAERILDNRELEFYKWDGDLSELLQNVREKLNKVAEEWTREEKNHCLVGDRESFKYSGEILRLILS; via the exons ATGGCTTATTCAGCTCCCATATCTCCATCCCTATCCTTCTTCAAAACCCCCCAACTCGCCAGATTCTCGTTCCCTTTCTCCCCACTTTACTCTAGCCCTAGGATTCAGAATCTAAGTCTGCCCACCATGAAGAACAAGACGTGGTCGTCGTCCGTGGTGGTGGCGGCGACGGCGGCggagaagcagaagaagaagagataccCTGGAGAATCGAAAGGGTTTGTGGAGGAGATGAGGTTTGTGGCGATGAGACTTCACACGAAAGAGCAGGCCAAGGAAGGTGAGAAAGAGACAAAAGCTCCCGAGGAGCGTCCTGTCGCTAAATGGGAACCGACTGTTGAAGGTTACTTGAGGTTTTTGGTGGATAGCAAGTTGGTTTATGACACGCTTGAAGAGATTATTAGTCAGTCCACTTTCCCAACTT ATGCGGAATTCAAGAACACGGGGCTGGAAAGGGCAGAGAAATTGGACACTGATCTGAAGTGGTTCAAAGAACAAGGCTACGAGATTCCAGAACCAACTGCTACTGGTAAAAAGTATTCTCAGTATTTAAAGGATTTAGCTGACAAGGATCCTCCATCATTCATTTGTCACTTTTACAACATCTACTTCGCCCACAGCGCTGGTGGCCGAATGATTGGAAGAAAG GTAGCCGAGAGGATTCTCGACAATAGAGAACTCGAGTTTTACAAATGGGACGGCGACCTTTCCGAATTGTTGCAGAACGTGAGGGAAAAACTGAACAAAGTTGCAGAGGAGTGGACgagagaagaaaagaatcatTGTTTGGA AGACCGAGAA TCGTTCAAGTATTCTGGTGAGATACTTCGTCTCATATTGTCCTGA